Proteins from a single region of Methanotorris igneus Kol 5:
- the pheT gene encoding phenylalanine--tRNA ligase subunit beta: MPTINVRKSDLERLVNMDLSDAFIEEKFPMMGVEVEEVFEENGEKFIQFSINPNRPDYLSAEGLARGFRGFIGIETGLKRYDVYESDIKVYVEDVKTRPYIAFALVKNVQIDDVVLESIINLQEKLHWTIGRDRKKVAIGIHDANKVEAPFYYKEVDGDEIKFIPLNSEEEMTPREILEKHEKGIKYAHLIKDKFPIILDKNGNVLSMPPIINGILTKVTTETRNLLIDVTGTDKNAVENTLNIIVTALADRGGTIFKAEVIYADEKITYPNLEPKVKETTPDFINKTLGLNLNVGEIISCLRKGRMDAVYENGKLKVFIPAYRVDILHEVDFAEEVAINYGYDKFAGEYPIIGTIGEVDKLEKKCDFIREVMIGLGFYEVVNLTLSNQKILFENMRLDVDEKDYIEVLKPASVEHRVVRTSILPLLLETLRINKHKELPQRIFEIGDCVVIDENFETKGRNIKKIAGAVIHPTANFNEIKSYVEALLRELKIDYELENHSHPSFIEGRCAKIINNEKEIGYFGEIHPEVILNFDLEHPVVGFEIEIL; the protein is encoded by the coding sequence ATGCCAACAATAAATGTGAGGAAATCAGATTTGGAGAGATTAGTTAATATGGACTTATCTGATGCGTTTATAGAGGAAAAGTTTCCTATGATGGGTGTTGAGGTGGAAGAGGTTTTTGAGGAAAATGGAGAGAAATTTATTCAATTCTCAATAAACCCAAACAGACCAGATTACTTAAGTGCTGAAGGGTTAGCAAGAGGATTTAGAGGTTTTATTGGAATAGAAACAGGATTAAAGAGATATGATGTTTATGAAAGCGATATAAAAGTTTATGTTGAAGATGTTAAAACAAGGCCATATATTGCCTTTGCATTGGTTAAAAATGTGCAAATTGACGATGTTGTTTTGGAGAGCATAATAAACTTGCAGGAAAAATTACACTGGACAATTGGAAGGGACAGAAAAAAGGTAGCAATTGGTATTCATGACGCCAATAAGGTTGAGGCGCCATTTTACTACAAGGAAGTAGATGGAGATGAGATAAAATTCATCCCATTAAACTCTGAGGAAGAGATGACACCAAGGGAGATTTTAGAAAAGCATGAAAAAGGAATAAAATACGCTCACTTAATAAAAGACAAGTTTCCAATAATTTTAGATAAAAATGGGAATGTATTATCAATGCCTCCAATAATTAATGGGATTTTAACAAAAGTTACAACAGAAACAAGGAACTTATTGATTGATGTTACTGGAACTGATAAAAATGCCGTTGAAAATACCTTAAACATTATAGTAACCGCACTTGCAGATAGAGGAGGAACAATATTCAAAGCTGAGGTAATATACGCTGATGAGAAAATAACTTATCCTAACTTAGAACCAAAGGTCAAAGAAACAACTCCTGACTTTATAAACAAAACCTTAGGATTAAATTTAAATGTTGGAGAAATTATCTCATGCCTCAGAAAAGGAAGAATGGATGCAGTTTATGAAAATGGGAAGTTAAAAGTATTCATCCCAGCATATAGAGTTGATATCTTGCACGAGGTTGATTTTGCTGAAGAAGTGGCAATAAACTATGGATATGATAAATTTGCTGGAGAATACCCAATTATTGGGACAATTGGAGAGGTTGATAAATTAGAGAAAAAATGTGATTTTATAAGAGAAGTTATGATTGGATTAGGCTTTTATGAAGTTGTAAACTTAACGCTTTCAAATCAAAAAATATTATTTGAAAATATGAGGTTAGATGTTGATGAAAAGGATTATATCGAGGTTTTAAAGCCAGCGTCAGTTGAGCATAGAGTTGTCAGAACTTCAATATTACCACTACTTTTGGAGACACTAAGAATAAATAAACACAAAGAACTTCCACAAAGAATATTTGAGATTGGGGATTGTGTAGTTATAGATGAGAATTTCGAAACAAAGGGAAGAAATATAAAGAAGATTGCTGGGGCAGTGATTCATCCAACGGCAAACTTCAATGAAATAAAAAGTTATGTTGAGGCACTTTTAAGGGAACTGAAAATTGACTATGAACTTGAAAACCATTCACACCCTTCATTCATAGAAGGAAGATGCGCAAAAATTATTAACAATGAAAAAGAGATTGGATACTTTGGAGAAATTCATCCAGAGGTTATATTGAATTTTGATTTAGAACATCCTGTTGTAGGTTTTGAAATTGAGATTCTATGA
- a CDS encoding ABC transporter ATP-binding protein — MPILETKNLSKSFGGLKALNNVSIEIDESTLTLIIGPNGSGKSTFINVVSGFIPADSGRVIFDGKDITNKPPNEIYNYGIVRTFQTPQPLKEMTVLENLLIAERHIGESVLNALNYKKWLKMEEELVEKAFKILKFLKIDHLWDRKAGQLSGGQMKLLEIGRALMTNPKLIIMDEPIAGVAPGLAHEIFNHLIKLKERGITLLIVEHRLDIVLKYIDHLYVMFEGEVIAEGRGEKEIEKVLNDPKVLEVYVGD, encoded by the coding sequence ATGCCTATTCTTGAGACAAAAAATTTATCAAAGTCTTTTGGAGGTTTGAAGGCATTAAATAACGTCAGCATAGAAATTGATGAGAGCACTTTAACTCTCATTATAGGGCCTAATGGTAGTGGGAAATCCACATTTATAAATGTAGTTTCGGGGTTTATTCCAGCAGACAGCGGAAGAGTTATTTTTGATGGGAAAGACATCACCAATAAACCTCCAAACGAAATTTACAACTATGGAATAGTTAGGACATTCCAAACTCCTCAACCTTTAAAGGAAATGACTGTTTTAGAGAATTTGCTAATAGCAGAGAGGCATATAGGAGAGAGTGTTTTAAATGCCCTAAATTACAAAAAATGGCTTAAAATGGAAGAAGAATTAGTAGAGAAAGCATTTAAAATATTAAAATTCCTTAAAATTGACCACTTGTGGGATAGAAAAGCAGGGCAGTTGAGTGGGGGACAGATGAAATTGTTGGAGATTGGGAGGGCGTTGATGACGAATCCAAAATTAATAATTATGGATGAGCCTATCGCGGGAGTTGCTCCAGGTTTAGCTCATGAGATATTTAACCACTTAATAAAATTAAAAGAAAGAGGCATAACGTTGCTGATAGTTGAGCACAGATTAGATATTGTTCTGAAATATATAGACCACCTTTACGTCATGTTTGAGGGGGAAGTTATTGCGGAGGGTAGAGGTGAGAAAGAGATTGAAAAAGTTTTAAATGATCCAAAGGTCTTGGAGGTGTATGTTGGTGATTAA
- a CDS encoding branched-chain amino acid ABC transporter ATP-binding protein yields MLVIKVENLSAGYGKLQILFEVNASAEKGKITTIVGPNGSGKSTFLKTLFGLTTIYSGKIYFKDEDITNLPPHKKTQRGLAYLPQTNNVFANLTVEENLKIAGYLLPKDEIKDRIDLALSVFPELKNILKRKAGQLSGGQRQFLAMATALVRKSEVLMLDEPTAQLSPKLAETIFNKILELRDDYGLTILLVEQNAKRALEISDRGYMLVSGRVAYEGSAKGLLESEKFKSYFLGLIEE; encoded by the coding sequence ATGTTGGTGATTAAAGTTGAAAATTTAAGTGCTGGCTATGGAAAGTTGCAAATCTTATTTGAAGTCAATGCCTCTGCTGAAAAAGGAAAGATTACAACCATTGTAGGACCTAATGGAAGTGGGAAATCAACCTTTCTAAAAACCCTATTTGGATTAACGACCATATATTCAGGAAAGATTTATTTTAAAGATGAAGATATAACAAACCTCCCACCACATAAAAAAACACAGCGTGGTTTGGCTTATTTACCCCAAACAAATAATGTCTTTGCCAATTTAACTGTTGAAGAAAATTTGAAAATAGCTGGTTACTTATTGCCAAAGGATGAAATTAAAGATAGAATAGATTTGGCTCTGAGTGTATTTCCAGAGTTAAAGAATATTCTAAAAAGAAAAGCAGGGCAATTAAGTGGGGGGCAGAGACAATTTTTGGCAATGGCTACAGCATTGGTTAGAAAAAGTGAGGTCTTGATGTTAGATGAGCCAACTGCTCAATTATCCCCAAAACTTGCTGAGACAATATTCAACAAAATCCTTGAATTGAGAGATGATTATGGATTAACTATTTTACTTGTAGAGCAGAATGCTAAGAGGGCTTTGGAAATTAGTGATAGGGGGTATATGCTCGTGAGTGGAAGGGTTGCTTATGAAGGTTCTGCTAAGGGGTTACTTGAAAGTGAGAAATTCAAAAGTTACTTCCTCGGATTGATTGAGGAGTAG
- a CDS encoding branched-chain amino acid ABC transporter permease, whose translation MAVVEGAITYANLMVLLSLGLTLTYITTGVPNFAQGSFAVVGAYFALMLFRLAGIHPYYAIPLAFIIGGIVGIVTYACILKPLIKKNASVEMLMIATLAWDLILFGVVGAFAETLGSITKKTETQFIFTNLDFDVFGLSGRLVISSLLIVLTLLGLYMLLYKTKFGIALRASMENPSLAEAMGVNVENTRLFSWFLSGALAGMAGAVLPFMQVIVPATGGFIIVSIFAASIVGGLQHIAGALIGGYIVGISESLVTYGLSSIFGTGVLVYSKVVSLVMMIFTLLFAPGGITGTKLWEKLTKLWD comes from the coding sequence ATGGCTGTTGTTGAAGGGGCAATTACATATGCAAATTTGATGGTGTTGTTGAGTTTAGGTTTAACACTAACTTATATAACCACAGGAGTGCCGAACTTTGCTCAGGGTTCTTTTGCAGTTGTTGGAGCATATTTTGCATTGATGCTTTTTAGGTTGGCGGGAATTCATCCCTATTATGCAATACCGTTGGCGTTTATTATTGGAGGTATTGTTGGAATTGTAACATACGCTTGCATTCTCAAACCATTAATAAAAAAGAATGCATCCGTAGAGATGTTGATGATTGCAACCCTTGCGTGGGATTTGATATTATTTGGAGTTGTTGGAGCGTTTGCAGAGACCCTTGGAAGCATAACCAAAAAGACAGAAACACAATTCATATTCACGAATCTTGATTTTGATGTTTTTGGATTGTCGGGGAGGCTTGTAATATCGTCTCTTCTCATAGTGCTTACATTATTGGGGCTTTATATGCTATTATACAAGACGAAGTTTGGAATTGCTTTAAGAGCGTCTATGGAAAATCCGTCCTTAGCAGAAGCGATGGGAGTTAATGTAGAAAATACAAGGTTATTTTCGTGGTTTTTATCCGGAGCTTTGGCTGGGATGGCTGGGGCTGTTTTGCCGTTTATGCAAGTAATTGTGCCAGCGACAGGAGGGTTTATAATAGTATCTATCTTCGCTGCAAGTATTGTAGGGGGATTACAACACATTGCAGGGGCATTAATTGGAGGGTATATTGTAGGGATCTCCGAATCTCTCGTTACTTATGGATTGTCCTCAATATTTGGAACTGGAGTGTTAGTTTACAGTAAAGTTGTTTCGTTGGTTATGATGATATTCACGCTATTATTTGCTCCTGGTGGGATAACGGGAACTAAATTGTGGGAAAAATTGACAAAATTATGGGATTAA
- a CDS encoding ABC transporter substrate-binding protein, whose translation MWKKLLTLIFAVTIITAFSGCTNKTQETGTEASNIIKIGVLTDLSGDLSSDGKIVRNCIELAKEDVNNYFKEKGLPYQLEIYVEDTKCDPKLALEKLQVLKGKGVNVVIGPLSSSEVRNLASYATSNKIVIISPSSTAYPTFIGFAKPEDKKYIFRFVANDFFQSKAIKDEIKALGFKSVAMIYRGDAWGKGLHDATKENLEKEGIKVVEDIEYPTNPTPADWSPYIDKLEGAIRSAVDKHGKDKVAVVAIGFDELGSLLSQIEDDSILLQVTWVGSDGSAGSDKIIEQAKDKAAKVGLYSTLYHAESEEAEKIKEKYKAKFGGEVEQYGLIAYDATWVAGLAYAEVLKEKGSYDPDLMVEKIKEVLEKYNNGEFGVKPVTGDLKLNEWNDRASGDYAIYKVTEDGWKVVGIWKSSTGQVEWIE comes from the coding sequence ATGTGGAAAAAGTTGCTTACTTTAATATTTGCAGTAACTATAATAACGGCATTTTCAGGATGTACTAACAAAACTCAGGAGACAGGAACTGAAGCATCAAATATAATAAAAATTGGTGTTCTTACAGATCTCTCTGGAGATTTATCCTCAGATGGAAAAATTGTAAGAAATTGTATTGAGCTTGCCAAAGAAGATGTAAATAACTACTTCAAGGAAAAGGGGCTTCCATATCAATTGGAAATTTATGTTGAAGATACAAAATGTGACCCAAAACTTGCACTTGAGAAACTTCAAGTATTGAAAGGTAAAGGGGTTAATGTTGTTATTGGACCACTTTCAAGTAGTGAAGTTAGAAACCTTGCAAGTTATGCAACATCAAACAAAATTGTCATTATCTCTCCATCATCAACAGCATATCCAACATTTATCGGATTTGCTAAACCAGAAGATAAGAAGTATATATTTAGATTTGTTGCAAATGACTTCTTCCAAAGTAAAGCAATTAAGGATGAGATAAAAGCACTAGGATTTAAAAGTGTTGCAATGATATACAGAGGAGATGCATGGGGTAAAGGATTGCACGATGCTACAAAAGAAAACCTTGAAAAAGAAGGTATTAAGGTTGTTGAGGACATTGAATACCCAACAAACCCAACACCAGCGGACTGGTCACCATATATTGACAAACTTGAAGGTGCAATTAGATCTGCTGTTGATAAACATGGAAAAGACAAAGTTGCAGTTGTTGCAATTGGATTTGATGAGTTAGGATCGTTACTCTCCCAAATCGAAGACGATTCAATCCTCCTCCAAGTTACATGGGTAGGTTCAGATGGATCTGCTGGAAGCGATAAAATCATTGAACAAGCAAAAGACAAAGCAGCGAAAGTAGGATTATACAGCACATTATACCATGCTGAAAGTGAAGAAGCAGAGAAAATCAAAGAAAAATACAAAGCTAAATTTGGTGGTGAAGTAGAACAATACGGCTTAATTGCCTACGATGCTACATGGGTTGCAGGCTTAGCTTATGCTGAAGTGTTAAAAGAAAAAGGAAGTTATGACCCAGACCTAATGGTTGAGAAAATCAAAGAAGTCCTTGAAAAATACAACAATGGGGAGTTTGGAGTTAAACCAGTAACTGGGGACCTAAAACTCAACGAATGGAATGATAGAGCTAGTGGAGATTACGCAATCTACAAAGTTACAGAAGATGGGTGGAAAGTTGTTGGTATTTGGAAATCAAGCACTGGACAAGTTGAATGGATAGAATGA